In a genomic window of Vibrio gigantis:
- a CDS encoding zeta toxin family protein, with amino-acid sequence MSFQEEQITEKAIKEAKKLKKKLAKEMVDHLPQEESAVSVFMAGSPGAGKTETARNMIKTFKKESGVDLVHIENDELRKVFEDYDGINSPLFQRPATLLVEAIHDRALKRDVSFILDSTLSSLEKAKDNIQRSLKRNRYVLIIFVYQEPEQAWCLVKAREIVEGRRVPEEVFVNQFMESQRVVSELKKLFQDQVDIIFIEKNIDGRNERPHFNVSDIDALLRKKYNRESLEAIVGLNK; translated from the coding sequence ATGTCATTTCAAGAAGAGCAGATCACAGAAAAAGCGATTAAAGAAGCCAAGAAGCTCAAAAAGAAGCTAGCAAAAGAAATGGTCGATCACTTACCTCAGGAGGAGTCTGCTGTGTCGGTTTTCATGGCGGGTTCTCCTGGTGCAGGTAAGACCGAAACGGCTCGCAACATGATTAAGACCTTCAAGAAGGAGTCTGGCGTAGATCTTGTTCATATAGAAAATGATGAGTTACGCAAGGTGTTTGAGGATTACGACGGAATAAATTCGCCCTTATTTCAAAGGCCTGCTACTCTTTTAGTAGAAGCGATTCATGATAGAGCATTAAAAAGGGATGTGAGTTTTATATTAGACTCAACGCTCTCTAGTCTTGAAAAAGCCAAAGATAACATCCAGCGTTCTTTAAAACGTAATCGCTATGTTCTTATAATCTTTGTTTATCAAGAGCCAGAGCAGGCTTGGTGTTTAGTTAAAGCAAGAGAGATCGTCGAGGGAAGAAGGGTTCCTGAAGAAGTATTTGTGAATCAGTTTATGGAGTCACAAAGAGTAGTCAGTGAGTTGAAAAAGCTTTTCCAAGATCAAGTTGATATCATTTTCATTGAGAAAAACATTGACGGAAGGAACGAAAGGCCTCATTTTAATGTAAGTGATATTGACGCACTTCTGCGTAAAAAGTACAATCGCGAGTCCTTAGAAGCCATCGTTGGCTTAAATAAGTAA
- a CDS encoding DEAD/DEAH box helicase family protein, with product MNNSDKHRKLTEHTISNNTYLHQREAAQQAFNQFKAGSRAVVIAAEMQSGKSGVALALSCLQRLSLSDEVIIDRKCLKDTLYLVTMADLALQEQAKQDLSASKNVVVSNFTNFESALKTHFKFQAPKLIIIDECHYGSSSDSVRYDKVFNYLEHDNRHCNVAFVSATPFSALYAAGADSILRHNFNTSLVFHKTSDEYHGIRQMHRSNQIIKLDENSRDFCESSLLRNRFIRQIKEHEGSGWSLIRVPSSQAKIARDVLLSNGIEPHQIHIIGQKLVGLEDHELCSIDDFKREYETAALFDDKLIAITVAGFRAGVNFGQEMKETLINSWDSTIANIAAVVQANIGRACGYHKNTTAKHYTNLDAVRAYGELLDHLESNHNSHEFDGLHQLFEQICSRYDVKGFDRGTTIAPTCETKVKKKVIDTKSYLTKRYLVVPGKLKEPDFDFSVYTADQELLDAIKLIRKELIVEDGPYRKKNRALRGEHQNWIKAQWVNGATYDDGTQSCAKSRTLNFISRLNSGEKVAFNQIVNPGGGEKTEDKRVMASIFSTYNLSGQMDAFKRSLDSDDLEEICGLLGAEHDNNTLIVLYQRGALSEVFDDNQPINHEVQTSRIRHNSVF from the coding sequence ATGAATAATTCTGATAAGCACCGCAAACTTACTGAGCATACAATCTCAAATAATACGTATCTACACCAGCGTGAAGCGGCACAACAAGCATTCAACCAGTTTAAAGCGGGATCTAGAGCAGTCGTCATTGCTGCGGAAATGCAATCTGGTAAATCAGGGGTTGCACTTGCCCTATCTTGCTTGCAAAGACTTTCGCTTTCAGATGAAGTGATAATCGACAGGAAATGTCTGAAAGACACGTTATATTTAGTAACCATGGCGGACCTTGCGCTTCAAGAACAGGCCAAACAAGACCTGTCTGCTAGCAAAAACGTGGTCGTCAGTAATTTTACAAATTTTGAATCCGCACTAAAGACACACTTCAAGTTTCAAGCTCCTAAACTGATCATTATTGATGAGTGCCACTATGGTTCAAGCAGTGATAGCGTGCGATACGACAAGGTTTTCAATTACCTTGAGCATGACAACCGCCACTGCAATGTTGCCTTTGTCTCTGCAACTCCGTTTAGTGCGCTATATGCGGCTGGTGCAGACTCGATACTCCGCCACAACTTTAATACTTCATTAGTCTTTCACAAAACAAGTGACGAGTACCATGGTATTAGGCAAATGCATCGGAGCAACCAGATCATTAAGCTTGATGAAAACTCGCGAGACTTTTGTGAAAGCTCTTTACTGAGAAATCGTTTTATTCGGCAAATCAAAGAACATGAAGGCTCTGGTTGGTCATTAATTCGAGTACCTAGCAGTCAGGCAAAAATTGCAAGAGATGTTTTGCTCTCTAATGGTATTGAGCCACATCAAATACATATTATTGGTCAAAAACTAGTAGGTCTCGAAGATCATGAACTCTGCTCTATTGATGACTTTAAGCGTGAATACGAAACTGCTGCATTATTTGATGACAAGCTGATAGCAATCACTGTCGCGGGATTTAGGGCTGGCGTTAACTTCGGTCAAGAGATGAAAGAAACACTTATCAACTCTTGGGATAGCACGATTGCTAATATTGCAGCGGTTGTACAAGCTAATATTGGTCGTGCTTGTGGCTACCACAAGAATACAACAGCAAAGCACTACACTAACCTAGATGCTGTCAGAGCCTATGGTGAGCTACTTGATCACTTAGAGTCAAACCACAATAGCCACGAGTTTGATGGGCTGCATCAGCTATTCGAACAAATTTGCTCTCGCTATGACGTCAAGGGCTTTGATCGTGGCACCACAATAGCCCCCACATGCGAAACTAAAGTAAAAAAGAAGGTTATCGATACCAAGTCTTATTTAACAAAACGTTATTTGGTCGTTCCAGGAAAACTAAAAGAGCCTGACTTCGATTTTTCTGTGTATACAGCTGATCAAGAACTCTTAGACGCCATCAAATTAATCCGTAAAGAGCTAATCGTTGAAGATGGGCCTTACAGAAAGAAAAACCGCGCTCTACGTGGCGAACACCAGAACTGGATAAAGGCGCAGTGGGTAAACGGTGCCACTTATGACGATGGCACTCAAAGCTGTGCAAAATCGAGAACATTAAACTTTATTTCTCGGTTAAATTCTGGTGAGAAAGTGGCATTTAACCAGATAGTAAACCCTGGTGGAGGCGAAAAAACTGAAGATAAGCGAGTTATGGCGAGTATATTTAGTACTTATAACCTTTCTGGTCAGATGGACGCTTTCAAGCGTTCTTTAGATTCGGATGATCTGGAAGAAATTTGTGGGCTACTAGGTGCAGAACATGATAACAACACCCTGATCGTACTTTACCAAAGAGGAGCATTATCAGAGGTTTTTGATGATAACCAACCTATTAACCACGAAGTCCAAACCTCCCGCATACGACATAACAGTGTCTTCTAG
- a CDS encoding DEAD/DEAH box helicase, which translates to MTTQADKLRHMVHTILESDALHSHQVNAATKTFNAFIGDVRAVVTAAEMQAGKSGIALALCCLQRLSLSDTDICDRKQLKDTLYLVTMPDTALKEQAEADLRLAKNVVVSNFVNFEKALENDFKGNPPKLIIIDECHYGSNVSAVRYSKIFDYLEQENDSCKVVFISATPFGALYGAETEYQEAIEIQEEAECDDDQALILEAQEAAQNALKDSILRRDFNTRLVFHKTSDEYYGVREMLKSGKVKGLEQDTKNFLVDSPERNEFIQQFKSHEGMGWSLVRVPAGFAMDAKKFLISQGIDESSVYILGNSLSGVPEDEHCSIERFKREFDDALIFEDKLIAITVAGARAGINFGAMMKNNLISTWDSTVASVAAVVQANIGRACGYHGNNSSLHFTNLNATEAYASILDHLEKTCSEEAASDFDGLKEFFEDVCQEYQVNGLDVGLTIKYKRRRPIGDVETYRTDSYIAVPAKLLDDEADFTQYTRDKHLLQAIDIIRNEFTAKGAPSVKGNRAMRGKKKNWIKAQWVNGDSYNNPEKAHADGTQEEKAKLYTTMLDNGEYLEFNRVVAPGSGELSENKLVTATIFSIYNISRRQVDKKIMTLEEVYDMCDYFDIERDDTMFVLYKRGEYDIERSIAKKQHNELPEKSGDLSDESHFSDKT; encoded by the coding sequence TTGACAACTCAAGCAGACAAACTTCGCCATATGGTTCATACGATACTAGAAAGCGATGCTCTTCACTCCCACCAAGTCAATGCAGCAACAAAAACATTTAATGCTTTTATTGGCGACGTTCGAGCAGTGGTAACGGCGGCTGAAATGCAAGCTGGTAAATCAGGAATAGCTCTAGCCCTATGCTGCTTACAAAGACTCAGTTTAAGTGACACCGATATCTGTGACCGCAAGCAGCTTAAAGATACACTTTACTTAGTCACCATGCCCGATACCGCACTAAAAGAACAAGCCGAAGCTGATCTGAGATTGGCGAAGAATGTAGTCGTCAGTAACTTTGTTAATTTTGAAAAAGCGTTAGAGAATGACTTTAAAGGTAATCCGCCTAAGCTGATCATCATTGATGAATGTCACTACGGTTCAAACGTATCCGCTGTCAGATATAGCAAGATTTTTGATTACCTTGAACAAGAGAACGATAGCTGTAAAGTTGTATTCATTTCAGCTACTCCTTTCGGCGCTCTTTATGGAGCTGAAACTGAATATCAAGAGGCGATTGAAATTCAGGAAGAAGCCGAATGTGATGACGATCAAGCTCTTATTCTTGAGGCTCAAGAAGCCGCCCAAAACGCACTTAAAGACTCTATTTTGAGGCGTGATTTCAACACTCGATTAGTATTCCACAAAACCAGCGATGAATATTATGGTGTCCGTGAAATGCTGAAAAGTGGCAAAGTTAAAGGTCTCGAGCAAGACACTAAAAACTTCCTAGTTGACTCACCAGAGCGTAACGAGTTTATCCAGCAATTTAAATCTCACGAAGGTATGGGGTGGTCTTTAGTCCGAGTTCCCGCTGGATTCGCAATGGATGCAAAAAAGTTTTTGATCAGCCAAGGCATCGACGAGAGTTCTGTCTATATTCTGGGAAACTCTCTTTCAGGCGTCCCTGAAGATGAGCATTGCAGTATAGAACGTTTTAAACGTGAGTTTGATGACGCTCTTATCTTTGAGGATAAGCTAATTGCAATCACGGTTGCTGGAGCAAGAGCTGGCATCAACTTTGGTGCTATGATGAAAAACAATTTAATCTCGACTTGGGATAGCACTGTTGCTAGCGTTGCAGCAGTCGTACAAGCCAACATAGGTCGTGCCTGTGGTTACCACGGTAATAATTCATCACTACACTTTACGAACCTAAATGCAACAGAAGCCTATGCATCTATTTTGGATCACTTAGAGAAAACTTGTTCTGAGGAAGCTGCATCTGACTTTGATGGACTAAAAGAGTTCTTTGAAGATGTGTGTCAAGAGTATCAAGTCAATGGGTTAGATGTTGGTTTAACGATCAAATACAAGCGTAGACGACCTATCGGTGATGTTGAAACCTATCGAACAGACAGTTATATCGCTGTACCAGCCAAACTATTGGATGACGAAGCGGACTTTACGCAATACACCAGAGACAAACACCTTCTTCAAGCTATTGACATAATTCGCAATGAGTTTACTGCCAAAGGAGCGCCAAGTGTCAAAGGCAATAGAGCGATGCGTGGTAAAAAGAAGAACTGGATAAAAGCTCAATGGGTAAATGGTGATAGCTACAATAATCCTGAAAAAGCTCATGCAGACGGTACTCAGGAAGAGAAAGCAAAGCTCTACACGACAATGCTCGACAACGGTGAGTATCTTGAGTTTAACCGTGTTGTCGCTCCTGGTTCAGGCGAACTATCAGAAAACAAGCTAGTTACAGCGACCATATTCAGCATATACAACATTTCTCGTCGCCAGGTTGATAAAAAAATCATGACCTTAGAAGAGGTTTATGACATGTGCGATTATTTCGATATCGAGCGAGACGACACTATGTTTGTACTCTACAAGCGTGGTGAATACGATATCGAGCGTTCTATCGCAAAGAAACAGCATAATGAATTGCCTGAAAAATCTGGAGATCTAAGCGATGAATCTCATTTTTCAGATAAAACCTAA
- a CDS encoding metallophosphoesterase, translated as MKFYVVSDLHLDIHGIRRDFWHDFDKEATLIVAGDTANGLSGIAYVKNVLCRHFKTVIIIAGNHEWYSNKSKSYCKKSALLGDESITKSGVIKDYTSSVLVKLKAHSDTTKNLFFLNNESIELEGFTIFGGTLWFPIHTYSAELVEAYSELMNDIKFIDSSMIEEQYKSFVKNLPEKVDLVVSHHLPSKEAFASEVNSNSVYTPYYQAGLSNDLISRARFWVAGHQHNAVEKVIADGNTTLICNPKGSVRLSSGLLSKKAYTL; from the coding sequence TTGAAGTTTTACGTTGTCTCAGACCTACATCTCGACATACACGGAATACGACGTGATTTTTGGCATGACTTCGATAAAGAAGCTACTTTGATCGTTGCAGGTGACACGGCGAACGGTCTCTCAGGCATAGCATACGTAAAGAATGTACTTTGCCGCCACTTTAAAACAGTCATCATCATTGCTGGAAACCATGAATGGTATAGCAATAAAAGTAAATCCTACTGTAAAAAAAGCGCACTCCTTGGCGACGAATCCATTACCAAATCTGGCGTTATCAAAGATTATACGAGTTCAGTACTAGTAAAGCTTAAGGCTCATAGCGATACTACTAAAAACCTGTTCTTTTTGAATAATGAATCGATTGAGTTGGAAGGATTCACTATCTTTGGTGGAACGCTCTGGTTTCCTATCCATACATACTCTGCCGAGCTTGTAGAAGCATATTCTGAGTTGATGAACGACATTAAGTTTATTGACAGCTCAATGATTGAAGAGCAGTACAAATCGTTCGTTAAGAACCTACCAGAAAAAGTTGATCTTGTTGTTTCACATCATCTTCCTTCTAAAGAAGCCTTCGCCTCAGAAGTAAATTCCAACAGTGTCTATACTCCCTATTACCAAGCAGGGCTAAGTAATGATTTGATTTCAAGAGCGAGGTTTTGGGTGGCTGGACATCAACATAATGCTGTAGAGAAAGTCATCGCTGACGGTAATACCACCTTAATTTGTAACCCCAAAGGCTCTGTCCGCTTGAGCAGTGGATTACTTTCTAAGAAAGCTTATACCCTCTAA
- a CDS encoding DEAD/DEAH box helicase, with protein sequence MENSKEYFSLHGNKKCNECIIVLSDMLPEWAMYDNRRVIHIKHVNDIQRVLEYHKRGLIVKNWLKAIYISDEKVSFSMFNNFFIYKESNISNIKSMLFHDLDGNVIFEFLSNPLIEDITFNYYLSVYEFLTRHNASNFCTSMAMLKARKSVKDQFSQEDIDSAIAFSLDLDLTSVVEIKRKSAENFVHHIVDESLVFSKEVTDPGSFIYFEGAINGNSELNILYLKRLRGMGRGDLWKFIPDITLLKSGTGSGKTDLALDVVIHAHRIGKKTSIISNLKSVIQSYEHRLQEKVSQLMVELEPFHIITSEAVLYEIEESKHIATTLKSLSKPHIIDSVMSSDIIIIDEVEKVFEALYSKSNSYIDEREKSIVRELLQYSLNDPNTKLLLMDADITNKITKNVIKSLLKLERNVLLANAYNSCLEHDFGSIEVSLLNGSHEKQTIIDKIQNVNENCFVFSSSKDKVDAILRESGFFSDDGNVDYISALDNKILVIVASKFLKGRHEEAVEKFIRSPNTEIFKYHTVICSPVLKEGFSIESNYTDTVYCLCDKILTPKEIIQSSRRLRKAKKIRFGIFGLSTPSTLDHNKYNNSPEDWIESSIEFRKKVLIDNFYDALKLTLAKLKFNIVEDSFDNLPSGFYGKKKNPHFDKDVLEIIRTGRSIGQLGSAIEKTKLDAALLLRSILKVGLVQDFIIISSREEYKGKNFHGSFIGIDKELYNHRSIINHILPNKLKISERKDENIGQAKITRNIKNIFQALGFNSKRIDSGKSYKFTCVAENK encoded by the coding sequence ATGGAAAACAGTAAAGAGTATTTCTCATTACATGGAAATAAAAAATGTAATGAGTGCATCATTGTATTATCAGATATGCTTCCAGAATGGGCTATGTACGATAATCGAAGAGTCATACATATTAAACATGTTAATGATATACAAAGAGTTTTAGAATATCATAAACGAGGTCTTATAGTTAAAAATTGGTTGAAAGCGATTTATATCTCTGATGAAAAAGTCTCGTTTTCAATGTTTAATAATTTTTTTATTTATAAAGAATCAAATATATCCAATATAAAAAGCATGCTCTTTCATGATCTTGATGGAAACGTAATATTTGAGTTTTTAAGTAACCCACTTATTGAAGACATAACTTTTAATTACTATTTATCTGTATATGAATTTTTGACAAGGCATAATGCATCGAACTTTTGCACATCAATGGCTATGTTGAAAGCTAGAAAATCTGTAAAAGATCAATTTAGTCAAGAAGATATAGATAGTGCAATTGCATTTTCATTAGATCTAGATTTAACCTCAGTTGTAGAGATTAAAAGAAAGTCAGCCGAAAATTTTGTTCATCATATAGTTGATGAGTCATTGGTTTTTTCAAAAGAAGTGACTGATCCTGGTTCTTTTATTTATTTTGAAGGTGCAATTAATGGCAATAGTGAGTTGAATATCCTATATTTAAAACGTTTGCGAGGTATGGGGCGAGGGGACTTGTGGAAGTTTATACCTGATATTACTCTATTAAAATCAGGTACAGGTAGTGGTAAAACTGATTTGGCTCTAGACGTTGTTATTCATGCTCATCGCATAGGAAAAAAAACATCGATAATTTCAAATTTGAAGTCGGTAATTCAGTCTTATGAGCATAGGCTACAAGAAAAAGTCAGTCAGTTAATGGTAGAATTAGAGCCTTTCCATATTATAACATCAGAAGCAGTTCTCTATGAAATTGAAGAAAGTAAACATATTGCTACGACATTAAAATCATTAAGTAAACCGCATATTATAGATTCTGTGATGTCATCAGATATAATTATTATTGATGAGGTGGAAAAAGTTTTTGAGGCATTATATTCAAAAAGTAATAGCTATATAGACGAACGTGAAAAATCTATAGTTAGAGAATTACTTCAATATTCATTAAATGACCCTAATACGAAACTGTTGTTAATGGACGCGGATATTACTAACAAAATAACAAAAAATGTCATCAAAAGCTTGTTAAAGCTTGAAAGGAACGTATTACTTGCGAACGCATATAATTCTTGTCTAGAACATGATTTTGGGTCTATAGAGGTATCTCTTTTAAATGGAAGTCATGAAAAACAAACTATCATTGATAAAATCCAAAATGTGAATGAGAACTGTTTTGTATTCTCATCTTCAAAAGATAAAGTTGATGCTATCTTAAGAGAATCGGGATTTTTTAGTGATGATGGCAATGTAGATTATATAAGTGCCTTGGATAACAAAATACTCGTTATTGTGGCAAGCAAATTTTTGAAAGGACGCCATGAAGAGGCTGTCGAAAAATTTATCCGTAGCCCAAATACGGAAATATTTAAGTATCATACTGTTATATGCAGTCCAGTTTTAAAAGAAGGCTTCAGTATTGAATCGAATTACACGGATACCGTTTATTGTTTATGTGATAAAATTCTGACGCCTAAGGAAATAATACAGTCTTCTAGACGATTACGGAAAGCAAAGAAGATCCGATTTGGCATTTTTGGTCTATCTACACCGAGCACGTTAGACCATAATAAATATAATAATTCTCCTGAGGATTGGATAGAGTCTAGTATCGAATTTAGAAAGAAAGTGCTGATTGATAATTTTTATGATGCTCTTAAACTAACCTTAGCTAAGTTGAAGTTCAATATTGTTGAAGATTCATTTGATAATTTACCAAGTGGTTTTTATGGTAAGAAAAAAAATCCTCACTTTGATAAAGATGTGTTAGAAATTATCAGGACAGGGAGAAGTATTGGTCAGTTAGGCTCAGCAATTGAGAAAACTAAACTCGATGCAGCTCTACTCCTTCGAAGTATACTTAAGGTCGGTTTAGTTCAAGACTTTATTATTATCTCTAGCAGAGAAGAGTATAAAGGTAAAAACTTTCATGGTTCATTTATAGGTATAGATAAGGAACTATATAACCATAGAAGCATCATCAATCATATTCTTCCAAATAAACTCAAAATTTCTGAACGTAAAGATGAGAATATAGGCCAAGCTAAAATTACAAGGAATATTAAAAATATATTCCAAGCGCTTGGTTTTAATTCTAAGAGAATTGACTCTGGAAAGTCTTACAAATTTACATGTGTGGCAGAGAATAAGTAG
- a CDS encoding transposase family protein, with protein sequence MNGLTLLNHISVISDPRHTWKVEHSLTDIIFVMVTVVLAGADGGRY encoded by the coding sequence ATGAACGGGCTGACCCTTTTGAACCATATTTCAGTTATCAGCGACCCGCGCCACACTTGGAAAGTTGAACATTCGCTAACCGATATCATTTTCGTAATGGTGACAGTGGTTCTCGCAGGCGCTGACGGGGGAAGATATTGA
- a CDS encoding LysR family transcriptional regulator, giving the protein MSNDKFKNLDLNLLKLFSVVYQQRNLKKSSELLFISPPAVSQNINKLRDHFEDELFVKTPKGFDTTPYADSLFSALSPALTLLSNAVNTHGEFEPSELDGTITVDMGQQVIPWLSPMMFTEISEQCPNVTFASHNMTTETPSMMKTDQVDLAVQFQFSNTTKDIYELPLGEVNFVAVVREDHPFKKETATIEELLEYNFALVEMPFFNTFHTSLIEQVVAKKELEINIVHRSTSAISIREIVLKTDLVVPALENFVKHCGEGLRAIKVTNVEELTTLRLCAYIHKKNRKSQKHLWLYEMIRSLVNS; this is encoded by the coding sequence ATGAGCAATGATAAGTTTAAAAATCTCGATCTAAATCTCCTCAAGTTATTTTCTGTTGTATATCAGCAACGTAACTTAAAAAAATCCTCGGAGTTGCTATTCATTTCTCCTCCAGCAGTCAGTCAAAACATAAATAAACTGCGAGATCATTTCGAGGATGAGTTATTCGTTAAAACTCCAAAAGGCTTTGATACCACGCCGTATGCTGACAGTCTTTTCTCGGCGCTATCCCCTGCTTTGACTCTGTTGTCCAATGCAGTTAATACACATGGAGAGTTTGAACCGAGTGAACTAGATGGCACCATTACTGTAGATATGGGCCAGCAGGTTATTCCTTGGCTCTCTCCGATGATGTTTACGGAGATCTCAGAACAGTGCCCCAACGTTACGTTTGCATCTCATAATATGACAACTGAAACCCCTTCAATGATGAAAACGGATCAAGTAGACCTTGCCGTTCAATTTCAGTTTTCTAATACAACGAAAGATATTTATGAGCTGCCTCTTGGCGAAGTAAATTTCGTTGCCGTGGTGAGAGAGGATCACCCTTTCAAGAAAGAAACCGCAACCATAGAGGAGCTTTTGGAGTACAACTTCGCCCTTGTTGAAATGCCATTTTTTAATACCTTCCATACCTCTCTTATTGAACAAGTTGTTGCGAAGAAAGAACTCGAGATAAATATTGTTCATAGAAGTACATCGGCAATCAGTATTCGCGAGATTGTGTTGAAAACAGACCTAGTCGTTCCGGCCCTAGAAAACTTTGTGAAACACTGTGGAGAAGGACTAAGAGCGATAAAAGTAACAAATGTAGAAGAGCTAACGACTTTACGGTTATGTGCCTATATCCATAAGAAAAACAGAAAGAGTCAGAAGCACTTGTGGTTGTATGAGATGATTAGGTCACTAGTCAATTCTTAA
- a CDS encoding DUF1254 domain-containing protein has protein sequence MKKSILSLSLISAFSCIAAPVTMENYVVAESDWYFSGVQEKAGVNTWMHDDPVSIDNQQVIRSNRDVVYSIAIVDVSKGATFTVPKSDEFQIIHIIDEHHLFHQVVKNGETLEVTADDIQGEYVYLLARTRDNGDYEDTKNRQSQLQFKANSAHPYSTKGFDSDEVITFRDELVRQVNTGEQPIAGHNAFGKTLADVDQHNYVYAAAYGWGGLPMDTAQYVPLQVASDKCQTWTIEKPALDWKNNGYLSATFYGADGWIHENDFYIPHTEMKDNGNSFSFTTNCQLGKGNATVEQGGNFLVRMYLPIDAELVKEQADNMYTVKGK, from the coding sequence ATGAAAAAATCGATTTTGTCTCTATCTCTAATTAGTGCATTCAGCTGTATTGCCGCGCCTGTCACTATGGAAAACTACGTCGTCGCGGAATCAGACTGGTATTTTAGTGGTGTGCAAGAAAAAGCGGGAGTAAACACATGGATGCATGATGACCCTGTCAGCATTGATAATCAGCAAGTCATTCGCTCTAACCGTGATGTAGTCTACTCAATAGCTATCGTTGACGTCAGTAAAGGTGCAACGTTTACTGTACCGAAATCTGATGAATTTCAGATTATCCATATTATTGATGAGCATCATCTCTTTCACCAAGTCGTAAAAAATGGTGAAACCCTTGAGGTGACCGCCGATGATATTCAAGGCGAATATGTCTACTTACTGGCAAGAACGCGTGACAACGGCGACTATGAAGACACAAAAAATCGTCAAAGTCAGCTTCAGTTTAAAGCTAATTCGGCTCATCCATATTCTACTAAAGGCTTTGATTCCGATGAGGTCATTACCTTTCGCGATGAGCTTGTTCGCCAAGTTAATACTGGCGAGCAACCTATCGCTGGACACAACGCTTTCGGAAAAACGCTAGCAGACGTTGATCAACATAACTACGTTTATGCTGCCGCATATGGTTGGGGAGGTTTACCAATGGATACCGCTCAATATGTTCCACTGCAAGTGGCTTCAGATAAATGCCAAACTTGGACAATTGAAAAACCAGCTTTAGATTGGAAAAATAACGGCTATTTATCGGCGACTTTTTATGGTGCGGATGGTTGGATTCATGAAAATGATTTTTATATTCCACATACAGAAATGAAAGACAATGGTAATTCTTTTTCATTCACTACCAATTGCCAGCTAGGTAAGGGGAATGCAACTGTAGAGCAAGGCGGTAATTTCCTTGTAAGAATGTATCTCCCTATTGATGCTGAATTAGTAAAAGAACAAGCAGATAATATGTATACAGTGAAAGGGAAATAA
- a CDS encoding cysteine synthase A — protein MSSFHIANNLSELIGDTDLVRINSLSEISGCEILLKCEHQNPGGSIKDRAALQLVMDAEEAGKLKPGMTIVEGTAGNTGIGLALVAKSLGYKMLVVMPKGQAQEKERMISLYNAELLLVDPCPFANPEHFYHTAKRIGVENENYWWADQFENLSNYRAHYLNTGPEIWQQTKGNIDALVSVVGTGGTIAGNSHYLSEQQPNLETWLVDPNGSGIYSFLRNGHYQSTGSSFTEGIGIMRTVENFRQAKINRAITLPDQDLVTISRLVAEQDGILLGSSSSLNVAGALYAAARMGKGKTIVTFSCDLAERSYSKLHNEAFLKEKEIQLNKENLSQLWARYQAEDGSMVVNV, from the coding sequence ATGTCATCTTTCCACATTGCAAACAATCTCAGTGAACTCATTGGCGATACAGATCTTGTTAGAATCAACAGTCTTTCAGAGATATCAGGTTGTGAGATTCTTCTTAAGTGCGAACACCAAAACCCGGGTGGTTCGATTAAAGATAGAGCAGCACTTCAGCTCGTTATGGATGCAGAAGAAGCAGGTAAGCTGAAGCCAGGAATGACAATCGTTGAAGGTACCGCAGGAAATACTGGCATCGGCCTTGCTCTGGTAGCTAAATCCCTTGGTTACAAAATGTTGGTGGTGATGCCAAAAGGGCAGGCACAAGAGAAAGAGCGTATGATCTCGCTTTATAACGCTGAATTGTTATTGGTCGACCCTTGTCCTTTTGCTAATCCTGAACATTTTTACCATACGGCTAAGCGGATTGGTGTCGAAAATGAGAACTATTGGTGGGCAGATCAGTTCGAAAATCTCAGTAATTATCGAGCACACTATTTGAATACTGGACCGGAGATCTGGCAGCAAACAAAAGGCAATATTGATGCTCTAGTTTCAGTGGTGGGGACTGGCGGAACCATTGCCGGAAACTCACACTACCTATCTGAGCAGCAACCAAATCTCGAAACTTGGTTAGTTGATCCAAATGGGTCCGGCATTTATTCATTTTTACGTAATGGACACTATCAATCAACGGGAAGCTCGTTCACGGAAGGTATAGGGATCATGCGAACGGTTGAAAATTTCAGGCAGGCAAAAATCAATCGTGCAATCACGCTTCCCGATCAGGATTTGGTTACGATATCCCGACTTGTTGCAGAGCAAGACGGGATTCTTCTAGGGAGCAGTTCTTCGTTGAACGTAGCAGGAGCGCTATATGCTGCGGCTAGAATGGGGAAAGGGAAAACCATCGTTACATTTAGCTGTGACCTTGCTGAACGCTCGTATTCGAAGCTGCACAACGAAGCGTTTCTTAAAGAAAAAGAGATACAGCTAAACAAAGAAAACCTTTCTCAACTATGGGCTCGCTATCAAGCAGAAGATGGTAGTATGGTCGTCAACGTATAG